Within the Phosphitispora fastidiosa genome, the region TGTTGTTTACGGTGTTTTACTCTCTTGGGTACTAACATAAATTATTCTCCTCCTTCCTTAGCAACAGTGCCTTTCTTTGCCTCCGGAAGAATCTCTCCCTTATATATCCACACTTTTACCCCAATTTTTCCGTAGGTTGTATCAGCTTCGGCAAAACCATAGTCAATATCTGCCCTAAGTGTATGCAAGGGCACTTTCCCTTCGTTGTACCACTCAGTTCTGGCCATCTCAGCGCCATTTAAACGACCGCTGCAGGAAATCTTGATTCCCAGCGCACCCATCCTCATGGTCCGGGAAACTGCCTGCTTCATGGCCCGGCGGAAGGAAACCCTTTTAACCAACTGAGCAGCAACACCCTCTGAAACCAGTTGGGCATCAAGCTCAGGAACTTTTACTTCGACAATATTAACATTAATATTTTTGCCGGTCATTTTTTCCAGCTGTTTCCTTAGTGATTCCACTTCAGTACCGCCCCGGCCGATAACTATCCCCGGTTTGGCTGTATGAATGGTGATTTTCACCCGGCTAGCCGCTCTTTCTATTTCAATTCTGGAGATACCGGCAATAAACAGCCTTTTTTTGATATATTTTCTTAATCGGATATCTTCGATTAGCAAAGTGGCATAATCTTTTTCAGCAAACCACTTGGCATCCCAGTCTTTTATAATTCCGATACGCAAACCCTTTGGGTGTACCTTTTGACCCACTCATTATCCCTCCTCTTTTTCACGAACTACTACTGTTATGTGGCTTGTTCTGCGTCTAATGAGGTCTGCCCTGCCCATAGCCCTGGGCTTAAATCTCTTAAGTGTGGGCCCCTGGTCAACAAATGCCTCTGCGATAATCAGTGCAGCCTTATCCATATCCAGGTTATGTTCAGCATTAGCTGCAGCGGATTTGACAACCTTTTCAA harbors:
- the rpsC gene encoding 30S ribosomal protein S3 codes for the protein MGQKVHPKGLRIGIIKDWDAKWFAEKDYATLLIEDIRLRKYIKKRLFIAGISRIEIERAASRVKITIHTAKPGIVIGRGGTEVESLRKQLEKMTGKNINVNIVEVKVPELDAQLVSEGVAAQLVKRVSFRRAMKQAVSRTMRMGALGIKISCSGRLNGAEMARTEWYNEGKVPLHTLRADIDYGFAEADTTYGKIGVKVWIYKGEILPEAKKGTVAKEGGE
- the rplV gene encoding 50S ribosomal protein L22 → MSEARATAKHIRISPRKVRQVVDLIRGKKVDEALAILKFTPRRAATAVEKVVKSAAANAEHNLDMDKAALIIAEAFVDQGPTLKRFKPRAMGRADLIRRRTSHITVVVREKEEG